The following DNA comes from Salvia splendens isolate huo1 chromosome 17, SspV2, whole genome shotgun sequence.
tatatactagtatGCATTTCTTTGTTTTTTGAAATTTAGCTAGCATTTAGTCGGCTCTATTATATTTGGGTAGACGACACTCATTAATTATCACTACTATTCGGCTAATGAAGATTGATAATTAACAAATTCACAAGTACTACATCTTTGTTTTTGTGTCTTGTTTGTATTAATTTcgttacttttttttattattgttaatTTAAAATTGTTATTGAAATACTATCTTGCCATCTTTTTAGCTTGATCATTTTGTATCAGAAAAGACTAGTGTATATATTAGGGTTCTTCTATACTTAATTTCCCTGAAAATTTATGGGGGTTTGAAACAACTCTTCTAGTTCTTTCATTCCAGTTGTATACTAGTAATAATATACATGTTAAATTGTATGGTTGAAAGAGGGAGTTGATGTTTGcattttttatcattataaattaattatttgtttcaCAAATAGAAAATAGGTGTTGGATACGACTCAAACCTAGAGTTTAATTGCTTGAGATGGATACAAGCTATGTTAATTCCTATATATGTAATGATTTAAGATGGATGTATTTCTATTTGTTTTTGCATATATCATTTTCAAATAGATTGCAATCTGATCCTGGTGACCATTtctagtttatttattttccaaattgAGTTAAATCCATTCAGAATCAAATGATATCAAAATTTATCCTTAACATATTTGGAAAAGTTTAACCAATgttaaattttgtaatttgcAGCAACCTTGAAATTGAAAGAATTGAAAATACGAGCATATGGCTAAAAGATTTCAGAGTTTATTGCAattttaaccttttatagtGAATTGcatttaaaaaaacacaattttaattttttttaatgtaagtTGGTAAGTGTCGTTCTTCTCTATTCAGTGGGCCGAAAATTCGAGTAAATTGGTAAGAGTCTTCTTTCCTATCAAAAAGtgaattgaaatagaaaaatagaaagaaaaaaacataaataaaaatcacCATAAAATGGCCTTGGGCCAATCCACTTCAAGTTTGGGTGGGATTGGGCCTCTTTCCAATAAAGGAAGGGTAGAATTCATGTCCAAGTGGGGGCGTTAGAGCATTGAGAGGACCTTTCCCTAGTACGAGAGGACCGGGAAGGACGCACCTCTGGTGTACCAGTTATCGTGCCCACGGTAAACGCTGAGCAATCACTATAAGTTTCTTGTGGTCGAGTAATTTACTTGGCTTTGTTCAATTGTTTTAGAACTTTTTTCTCCATCCATTATTTCATAAGTTCtataaaattgataattttatatatatcaGTATGATACTTCATTTGCCCTAGTTAAATCTCTCGTTCATTTTTTAGACAATTCATTTGCCCTGAAATAGAAACATCATCTTCACCCAACacaaaaaagaaatgattcaCTTTAATTGACGGAACAATTAATACTTACTCATCTTTTATTCATCCAAAATGGATTACTAAGGCAGAAACTAATTTATTCAATAAGCCAAATATCTTAATTACACTTGCAAGAAATCACTAATTTTCACCTCAATTTCCATAATgaaaaaaaacatcaaaatcCAATAAGCCCTTTCTTCACACGAAAGTTCTTCCTCGAAGAATATGGCCACAATCGATCTTTTATACAAGCATGGCTGACTTCATCATGAAGAATAGTGTAGTTGAAGCTGCTCACATTCCTAAAATAGCACCATTTATCATCACTAGAGTAGCCATATTCTTGCTGATTTCTCCCAACTCCACTCACCACCAAGTTCCCCCTCACCACCGTCGACCCCTCCGCCCTCTGCACGTTCCTCACCCTGCTCGTCCCTGCCCCGCTCCTCCTCACCCCCTCCTCGAACCCCAGAGTGACGTTCGCTACAGAGGCGTGGCTTCCATCGTCGTTGTCCACATAGTCTGTGGCGTACCTGAAATATTTTGGATCGAATTAGGTTACTGAGCTTTGATTAATTAAGATTgaactttatttaattaaataaatgtaTTGTAGGACATAATCATgaattttgattaaattttagtatGTCACACAACTTTCAAAACCAGTCGTAATAATTATGAATTCTAACATTCTTCTCAATTTTCCCAGAGTCATAACATTAAAACTTAGCCACGTTATCAATTTGAAAAATGCGAGTCACATTAACAACATTTATAAATAGGCAAccataatatttttcaaaaaattttgaaaaaatgttaaaattgaAAGTTGTCAGCTCCAGCAATTTATTGACTTCAATTATTAAACATGCAATATTAATTATGAATGTAGATATGTATCCGTGTCTATAATTTCAGCCAAATATAATTAGACAATAACTAGAATTATCAACATACCAAATGCTAAACCTCCTCTCCGCGTTTGCAGaagacgacggagacgaggcgAGGCGGTGATCACTATTAACGCGATCACTATTAACGCTCGTGTTGAATGTGATCACCTGCTCAACAACTTGCTTGTTCCCATCATTCCCCATCGTCATCCAGCTAGTGTACCCCAGCTCTCGGAGCGAGGTCGTGACGACCTCGCCTCGGGATGAGCTCACCACCCCACTCGAGATGATCGAGCGGCTGGCATTGGTGACAAACACGCCGTCCAAGCCCGTGAAGTTGGAGAAAACGGAGAGAGAGAGTTCCGAAGCTCTGTGCTCTAGAAGCTTCCCCTGTGTTTTCACACTTTTCTCGTCTATCCACAGATGCAAATTCGCATCGATGTACCAAACATTCAACGCATTCGTCACGCTGAATTCGAGATCGTGAGGTTTGTTATCTAGCAATTCGCCTAAGAAAGGTGTGAGGTCGAGGTCGTAGGTGGGGAGATCGAAGGAGCCGATGGCGGAGATCGGCCGCCAGAGGAGGGGATTCACTCCGCCGGTGTAGATCACGGTGAACGGGAAGACGGCGCCGACGATTTCGCCGTCCAATTTCACGACGATTTCTCGGAAAGGACCGTTTCCGGCCAGATCGGTGAGGTTATTGGCTGATAAGTACTCATTTGGGGGATTTCCGTACCAGAATTCATCGTTTTCGTGAAACGAGGCGTAAATCTCCAACACAGCTCTGTATGTGTTCAACGGAATTCTGAATGGCTTCGATTCTGCTTGTTTCGAATTCTCGATTTCGAACCACAATCCATCGTTTAATTGCGGATTTTTCGAGATCGGAAGGATTAGATCTGCGGCGGTGGAGGCGGTTTTTTCCTCAGTGGCGTAGAAATGGAGGGAGATGTTGACGTGGTAGACGCCGGTGTAGGTGGAATCGACGAGATTCCCCAAATAAACAGCTAGGGTTTGGTTTGTGGAGAGCAGAGAGGAGTACCTCGTGACGTCCTTCTTCACCGTCCAGACAATGCCGGCGGCGGACGGCTCGGCGGTGCAGCTGCGGAGGATTTCGGCGCCGCCAATCCAGACGCCGAAGATGCGGTCGAATTGCCTGCCCTTGCACGTCGCCGTCCACTCGAGGACGATTTTGGCTGAGTTAGGGGAGGGGCAGTGCGGCGGCGGCGTGTAGGCGGCGAGGACCGGCGGCTGGCCGTAGGTGAAGGCGAAATCGTGCTGGAGGAGGAGGTAGGAGCATGGCGCGGTGGCGGGGAGCTGGATTGGTTTGGTGACTTCGAAGTAGGTGGTTGGAGTAGcttcggcggcggcggcggatgaTAATGTGGTGTTGAAATTGAGGTGTGGTGTGAATAGAGTTGTTGTGCGGCGGAGGTTGTTGGAGGCGGCGGAGAGCGGCGGTGGGTGGAGATGGAGGAGTGTTAGTGTGAGGAGGAGAGAGAGGATTGTTGCCGCCATTGATGAATTGATGAACTGGTGGTGGTTTGTTTTTATAAAGCTTgttttgttgaagaagaaaCAAATTTTTGCAGTTATTTAATGATTCTATTTATCTtgaatagtattttattttttaggagtatttttattttccattgTGTTTGGCGTGTATTACTCtttcacatatttttttttatttttcatgatattattttattgtgtttgGCGCTCAATATTCTCAAGTTGGTTGTCCTATCAAATTCTTGTgtgacttagagcatccacaaccgtgctcttgccagcggcacggttgtgggcccgggcggtactattcatgcctgctctctggcaagagcacaatacccacaactgtgctcttccgcaaggacgagcacaattaatataaaattcaattaaacaaaaacatttccataatattaaaattcatttaaaaaccacaataaatattataaattacaaataaaattaaaaattacataattaaaatcctaaaaattaaaaattacataattaaactcctaaaaattaaaaattacataattaaactcataaaattgagatttagagagttgtttagtatagtgtcattttttgtgtttgaaatgagagtatttatagatgaaagtatgaattttggggtaaaaataatgaaaaataaataaattaaaagtgtggaaaaaatggatatattttattaggaagtgagaaaatattttttttattaattttgaatttttcagattttttcgattttattaaaaaaataataataaaaaatgataaatcaacgggccaatcagaagctgccacgtcgccacctcgtgctcttgccgctggcacggacgtgctcttagctaagagcaccacCCTGCCAGCGGCAGGGCGCATCAACGGACGAGCTCcatccttgccagcggcaaggacggcgGTGAGCATgctgctcaccgctgcggatggtcttagggcatcaataaccccgtccccatttccggccccaagtcccctccaagtcatcattcctctacagttgcggcccagaccccaactgctgtaaccctggaggttgcggcccgggccgcaactaataaatgacactattcacaactccaacatATTTTGAACGTAAAATAAAATACGTTGAGCAATTATAACACGAgcaattcatttttaatacaaaaataataaattataaactaaaaaatataaaaaaaattagagtaataaaaaaatgcaaaaaaaataaaaaaattaaaattctgcAATACACGTTGCCCTTCTCcatctccttcttcctcttccttcttcttccccctctcccccttcttcttcttcttaaaaatgcaaaaaataaaaaaaaattaaaattgatgaaaaaaacGTCGCCCCtctccatctccttcttcttcctcttactccttcttccccctctcccccttcttcttcttcttcttcttaaaaatgcaaaaaaaaaaaaaatttaaaatcgaTGAACAGtagcggcccgtcaccgtgcaaccccgtcccgggccgggacgcgggacgctccccaggccggtcacgcgtcaccgggacgggcctgagccgtgccgcccttccgtgtaatgcatgggacgggccgggactcgcgagatgcggcccggccccttgcgttacGCATGCCCTTATGGCATCAGCAAGGTGTCCTAAAGCCACCATATGCACCGGCACATCAGTATTTTATCCTCCTACACTTTTACCTGCAGTGGAGCGCCCTATAGATTttgctattgttttgttaattagtttaaatgttttcaaatatataatgcaaactaattaaaaaacacaacgattaactaaaaaacggcaaatactacattgattaaaaaaattacacgagttaaaaataaaaaaaagttgactactctatAAAAGCCCCAACTTTCGGCGCAACTCATCAATCAACCCCTGATCCCAAGAGCTGCTTCCTATGACGCTTGTACGCGCttggcggcttcgcctcattgtagcacAGTGGgcagacgatggcgcggacgatgccctatcgtccgcacttcctccgcggactatctgtcgggcgaggatgacgcatcgtccatcgtccgcgcatccacagtggcggacgatggcgcgctcgaggcatcgggcggcctatcgtccgccccactgtgagTGCCCTTGCAAttatttatatggatttactattattagtattattttttagagGTAGATTGTGCAACAGTATGAATAAATTGATAATAATGATCCATGATTGTACAATACTTATAAAGTGAGATCTAATTCATTTATAATAAGGTCGCCATAAATCACATCCCCCCTCCCCCTATAATAACCGAGTCATGCAATAATTGCAATAATTCATAGCCCAAAATCAAACACCAAATTATACTCCTCcaacttaattttattttctctaatattttttaattataatccaatttaaatattcattttattttctgtattCTTGAAACTAGATAAAATATCTAactcaaataataataaaattatttaattaaaaacctaaaattatgttaaataattttttttataaattgtttATCAGTCTCGCCATATTCCAACCACATGGTAGAACAAGAGTGCCAACCTTTCGATGCGTATTCAGATTGAGATttggaataaaataagaatatgaaatgaaatgaaatgaaaataaaataagatggtATTAGTAGTTTATATAGGATAGTGATATGTAAATAACTAAATTCTACTACCTTGCTACATACTTCTATTAAAATTCACATCTTCACAATTTTGTAAGcctattttttaaatgaaatagagtaaatttattaaaatagttTTCTTCCACGTCAACACTCATTTTATATGCCACAATTGGAATTTGAAACTCATGagtataaaattcaaatttctatTTTGAATTCGATCTTATCAAACCAAAAAATTTCAGCGGAATATTGAagtataattataaaaagttttttcttttcaaataaTGTTATGTAGATTTTTATTCCCCTCTCACAGAAAAtcgaaaatgatatttttattctCCAGAAAAAGTAGATAATAAACAAAAAGATTTCTCCTATCCACTGTTTGGAAAAACACGAAATGCCGCACGCATGCGGGCTCACCAAAACACCGTTTCCAAACAGATACTTGCGAAGCATTTCTCCTATATATATAAACCCTTTATAGAGCTTAAAGATCCCAAAAATtctcctttatcttcttcatCGATTAACAGAGCTTCCGAATTGAAAAAAATGTCAGGATTCACACAGGATTGGGAGCCGGTAGTCATCCGCAAGAAGGCGCCGACCTCCGCTGCTCGCAAGGACGAGAAAGCCGTCAACGCCGCCCGCCGCGCCGGAGCTGAGATCGAAACCGTCAGAAAGGGTGAGTGTTGTGTGCGTAGCTCTTTTGTTTTTCTGTGAACGTGAATCAGTGTTTTGAATTTGTATGATATGCGTTGGAGGTTTTATTCGGTAGAGATTTTAATTTAGGGTTATAACTTCGAAGATTGAGAATAGTGACCGATTTCATCTGCTTTTGTTGGTTTGATTGTTCATCGTTTGGTGTCGAATTCATCATTTCCAGCTGTATTATGATTTATGCGGTTTGATTGTTCATTGTATCTCTCTCATGTTTATGAGACTGATGATGCTTTGTTGCTGTTTTTTTCTGGATGATTATTTATCGTTATGGATTAGTGGTGAAATCTGGTGATTTGATCAGTGTTTTGAATTTGTATTGTATGCGCCTGTGTTGGATGTTTTATTCGGTAGAGATTTTTATTTAGAGTTATAATTTCGAATATTGAGAATATTCACCAATTTCATCTACTTTTGTGGTTTGATTGTTCATCGTTAATTGTCAAATTCATCATTTTGCAGCTGTATTATGATTTATGTGTTTTGTTATTGCCTAAAATTGTTGTATCTCTCACATGTTTGTGAGACTGATGGCACTTTGTTGCGTTATTTTTGGGATGATAATTCATCTTTATGGATTATTGGTGAAATCTCGTGATACGTCTATGCTTTTGTTTCATTTCTGGTGCCATGGAATTAAGTTTTATTTGACATTTTTGGTTTTGCTAACAATATACATAGCCTAGCCATTGAAATGCTGATGCTTGATTGTTGTAAATGTAATTGTATTATGCTGCAGCAACTGCTGGGTCGAACAGATCTGCTTCCAGTAGTACCTCATTGAATACCAGGAAGCTTGATGAAGATACAGAAAATCTTACTCGTGAgttgaattttgttttaatttgtttttctctGGTTTCGAAGTACTATATTGATAAGTTCTGCATTCAAATTTGAGataagatttttatttttatattagtagTTGAAAACAATCTGTTCTTATTGTCATGTTTTCTGTCTTACTTTAGTTGTAATTATTGAGATCAAAGCATCATGCACTAATAGATTCATCTTAGATACGGACTCTTCTTATGTTACTACTGATCGAATGAAGCCAGAATGTTTATAACTATCTCTCAACAACTGAACTATTCTGATTATCATATCGATCATGTTTAACCCGCCCAGCCCCCCAGCTGAAGATGTGAACTGAAAGATGCTTGATTGTGTAGAATCCGAAGTGTGTGGAATTGTAAATGAGATGTATAAAATTTTGTGACTGAGATGCATGGAGTTTTTTGGACACGTGACAAAAATGTTTGGTCCACATAAGTGGCATATCCATATGCTTGCTAGGCCATGGGGCGGATCTAGATTGCCAAAGTCGTGCTTCTACAGTTGCTTGTTTTGTTCGTGTGTTAAATTACATAGTTGGAAAAACGATGAGGGCTTCATGTACCCGACTATTTTGGGGTCAATGTTGTGCTGGATGTATATCTCTGGTTTATATAGTAAAACAATCATTTCTTTGTTATTGTGTATCGACTAACAAGAAACTCTGATTGTTATAACAGATGAAAAGGTTCCGACTGAATTAAAGAAGGCGATCATGCAGGCTCGAATGGATAAGAAACTCACACAAGCTCAACTTGCTCAGGTTTAATTTCTCTCTGTGTTTGATGTGTTCATACAGTTCCAGATTGAGATCAATCATTTTCCATTCTCTGGTACATAATCGAATGGATTTCATGTGGTGCAGATTATAAACGAGAAACCCCAGATCATACAGGAATACGAATCTGGAAAAGCAATTCCCAATCAGCAGATCATATCCAAACTGGAGAGGGCTCTTGGTGCGAAACTGCGCGGAAAGAAATAATACAACGGGGTGTAAATTAGCCTCTATCATCTTTCTATTCGAGTGTTTCGAACGCATATCAAGATACTAAAGAATAGGTTTGCCTGCCCTTCTGAAACATGCTTACTTCTAAATGAGGCACCCTTAGATCTGAAAACTTGATTATCTCAATTATCTTGAAAAATATGTGGTGGTTGTGTTATAATAAACAGCTTGTGTTTTTATTGCATCGGAAATGGTAAATTGTGTCTCGGGTTGTTATTGTATCTACACGATAAGGTCAAACCCGAATACCTGAATACGACTCGAAAAGATAACCCTTGACACGGACATGACACAAATGCAATTTAATTTGCGTTGGTACAAACTGGTGGAAACATGACAATAAAAATTGAGTTTCACACGACGTAACAATAATCATAATAGAGTAACATGAATATTTTGTAAATTAAGttgaaacattaaaaaaaatcaaaataatggaATACCATGAATATTTTGTAAATTAAGttgaaacaataaaaaaaatcaaaataatggaATACCTTCATTTACAATTTacgtatatttattttttcaccaGACCCTCAGATACAAAAGAAAACTGCCGGTGAAAAAAGCAAAAACGATCCATCATTTGTTCAAACCagcaaaaataatttgttaCTAAAATTTACTTCAAACTCATTTAACAGCAGCCTTAAATACTTATTAGATCATGAAATAGAGGCATGGCTGCATGAGCAAGAAGCCGAACCTCGACACCGTTGTAGAACCCGACAGCCTCTTCCTTCACTCGCACGCCAGTTTCGTCCCGAAACTGGACAGGCAGATGGCGAACGCTTGGAAGGCCGAGAGAGGCTGCCTGTAGTCCATCGTGAAGGTGTCGTCGCTCACCTTTCCAAACTGGAGCACCACTGTCTCCGCATCACCCTTCCCGTCAGGCTTGCTCTGGTCTATGGTCGCAACCATTTGGAAGTTCTTGACCGACGCGACAGTCACCCTGCCGTGGAAATTCAAGCACCAGCATTCCAAGTGGTCGTGCCACCGCGGAGCTTTGTTTTTCAAGACTGTGAACCCGGGAGCGGGTGATGCATCTTGCTTCTCTGTTTTCAATCCATGTTCGTGTCCGTCGTTCGAGGTTTCCTCGGAGGACGGGCATGTGATTTTGCatgacatcctcctcggacccCGAGATTTCAACAGATTAAACTTGTATGACACAGTCCCAATTTTAAAGTTACCAGATGGGACTTGGGGGCTTATCTGCTTGCTTCCAATACGGCGCCCAGCCTTGGTGCTCGATGACTTTGCACCACTGTGGGGCGTTTGGCTATCGTAGATCTTGAAATTAGTACCAAGGAAATCTGATCTGCCATATCAGATGAAAACATTGGTTATACAAAACATTGATCTGCAACACCAGCAATTAAGTTGAATCTCTTTCTCATACTCGCAATTTTTATTAACGAAATAAAGCTGCAAATCTTCGAACAAAATGGAAATCGGTCCGTTCTAATGAATCAGTGCGTTTGAAAAAATATCAATTGCTTCAAAGGACCGAAAGCAGCCAATAAGCATCACTTAGATGGCTTACCAAAAGCAACGATAAAAAAAACAGGATATCATTGACTTCCAAATAGCATGTGTATATATTATTACCTCAATTTTCCAACGTAGGATTTACTTCCCTGAGATAGATCACTTCCATCCAATGATATGATGTACTCAGTGCGTCCACCACTTCGGTATCTTCGTGCAGCTAGGAGAAACTTGCCATTGTCCGTAAACGCTGTAAAAATCCATCATATTAGCAATAGAAGTTTCCATTCATTTAGTACCAGAATCAATAGGATAATGTAAAAAGGACCATGATTTGTAATTATAAAACCTATATATACATTGCGAAGTCCTGTATTACTAAATCAACGATGGATGAGGAGATTTAATGTAATAAACAGACGCATCTCTGTCCAGTTTAGTTGTAACGCGAATTTGATAATGGTTAAAATGAATAAGAAGCTTAGTCATCCATGACAGAGTAAGGCAACATACACAGATTAAGAAGcaaatataattgaaaattaGAGTGTAAAAGCATACTCACATGGGGAGAGAGCAAGATACAGGTAAAATGTGGCATTCTTCTTGTCACGCTTTATAAGGCACTGGTTCGGCGAGTCTTTTGGCCCTGCCTGCAGTATACAAAATGAACATAATATTCAGGGATTTATCGGTATATAGTACCGGATAGAAGGAGAATCTGATATACAGGTTCGAGTTTGTTCAATCACACAGTCCATTCCTCACCAAACTCAtaaattcaaacaatcacaaatGTCTCAGAACATAGAAATAATGCATTATCATCCACCATATTCATTTCCTGTTATCAATGACAGACTAACATAGTAAGTATATCAAATTGACcaaattttatcaaaacatCATTGTGACACAATACAGATTTGTTAATATACCGATATTATCAATATACTTCAGACAATTTAATTGACCAAATTTTATCCAACAGAATAATGAACTCCTAAAACAAGCTGAAATCCTTCATTGAAACATCATTTGTGACGCAATACCAATTTGTTAAATCAATCCTGCACTCAATATCGGGATCGAAACCTAACTAAATCAGGTAACTGATTGTGAGAGCTTAATTGCCCAAATTTTATTCAACGGAAACAATGAACCCCTAAAACATGCTGAAATCCTTCATCAAATCATCGTTATGTCTCAATAACGATTAGTTAAATCAATCCTGCATTGATAGAAACCTAACTAACTCAGGCTAACCGATTCTGAGAGTTCGTTCAATTGCCCAAATTTTATTCAACGGAAACCATGAACTCCTAAAACATGCTGAAATTAAACCTTCATCGATGACTGGATACATATTTGTTAAATCAATCCTGCACTCAACATTGGGAACGAAACCTAACTAACTCAGGCTAACCGATTCCGAGAGTTTAATTGCCAAAATTTTATTCAATGGAAACCATGAACTCCTAAAACATACTGAAATCCTTCATCGAATCATCGTTATTACTCAATACCGATTTGTTAAATCAATCCTGCACTCAACATTGGGACCGAAACCTTACTAAGTCAGGCTAACCGATTCCGAGAGTTTAATTGACCAAAAAATTTTCTGCGGAAACAATGAACTCCTAAAACATGTCGAAATGAGTGAAATCCTTCACCAATACCGATCTGTTAAATCAATCCTGCATTCAACATAGGGATCGAAACCTAAATCACTGAAGCTAACCAATTCCAATAAGCAATTAGACGATCGCCAAAAACAATTCAAAAATCACGCGATTAAACCAAAAAATAGACGATTCGAATtccaaaaattcaccaaaaatcagAGGCGAACCTTTTTGAGCGAAGGCGGAAACGTGATTATCCCAGGATGATCAACGGAAGCCTTCTCCGCAGCCTCCTTGGCCGCCTCCCTCCATTTCCTGCAGACGCAGGCGCACGCGACGACGTTCTGGCGCTGCGGAGAATGCTCCTCCATCGCCTCCACTCGCTGCATTATTTCCCCGAGAAGCTCCGGCAGCATCCCCGCCCATCGATCCGACTCATCCGGTCCTAGCTCGCCGCACGAATCGACGGAGGCcttctgctgctgctgcttctgcCTCCCCCGCAGCCCCCTCTCGCTGTCACTCCACACACCATCGCCATCGCCGCTGTTTGAAATCCTGCTTCCCTCTCTGCCGAGATCGATTTCGTCCTGGAGATCGCGGTGCTTGGATTGCTTGCGTGATTTGGTGACTGAGCGGATGTATCTTCGCGGGAGAAAAGATCGTTTCGACGACATCTCGTTAccgcagagagagagagggagaatgagtgctagagagagagagagagggggacaTGGGGGATCTCTAGAGAGATAATAAAGCTTTACTATTATTGGAGACGACATATATCGAAATGGAGTTCGTGGGTGATAGGCTACCATGTCTGTTATGGAGGCTGCGTCACAGACCAATGGTGCACCTATTTTTGGTTTATTTAGATTAATAAGTCGGGGAAAGGTTTAATTACAAATTCCCTAAAAAAAGGCTTTAATACGATCAAATTCCCACCGAAGATTCGATTTACAATTATAGCATGATTTTCATTCTTTCGCCTTTCGAATTCTAGTTCGATTGTTTTGTATGATCTCAATTTTAAATGACATTTAAGTACTCCTCCATCTCATTCAAGatggccacattcttgagtgacacgagattttaggaagtattgttaggtggaataaagtagagaggaaaaaggttattgaatattttaatgagaatagaagaggttatttccaaaattgaaaagtgaccatcttgattgggacaaaaaaaaaagctagtcatcttgaatgagacggaAAGAGTATATCTCAATTGCATTGATTTTGTTATTTACAGCCTCAATTTTAAATGACCTACTCCTTCCATtcgtattcaaaaaatagaaaacatttgaaacgacgctaattttaatgtacaattgataaaataaatgagaagaactggtaaagtaagagagaagaaagaaaaaatgagtaaagtaagaggtaggaaaagaaaaagtaattaaaatagagttagtggattatgaggtctatgtcctaaaataaaaagtttcttaaatttctatttttaaggaacaatgatccaaaataaaaatagtagctatttttaaaaaaaacgtgGAGTACTGAGTACAGAAATTTTTTTTGATCTGTAACCTCAATTTTGTAGATCTATTTTGTAAATTATTA
Coding sequences within:
- the LOC121774801 gene encoding peptide-N4-(N-acetyl-beta-glucosaminyl)asparagine amidase A-like, translated to MAATILSLLLTLTLLHLHPPPLSAASNNLRRTTTLFTPHLNFNTTLSSAAAAEATPTTYFEVTKPIQLPATAPCSYLLLQHDFAFTYGQPPVLAAYTPPPHCPSPNSAKIVLEWTATCKGRQFDRIFGVWIGGAEILRSCTAEPSAAGIVWTVKKDVTRYSSLLSTNQTLAVYLGNLVDSTYTGVYHVNISLHFYATEEKTASTAADLILPISKNPQLNDGLWFEIENSKQAESKPFRIPLNTYRAVLEIYASFHENDEFWYGNPPNEYLSANNLTDLAGNGPFREIVVKLDGEIVGAVFPFTVIYTGGVNPLLWRPISAIGSFDLPTYDLDLTPFLGELLDNKPHDLEFSVTNALNVWYIDANLHLWIDEKSVKTQGKLLEHRASELSLSVFSNFTGLDGVFVTNASRSIISSGVVSSSRGEVVTTSLRELGYTSWMTMGNDGNKQVVEQVITFNTSVNSDRVNSDHRLASSPSSSANAERRFSIWYATDYVDNDDGSHASVANVTLGFEEGVRRSGAGTSRVRNVQRAEGSTVVRGNLVVSGVGRNQQEYGYSSDDKWCYFRNVSSFNYTILHDEVSHACIKDRLWPYSSRKNFRVKKGLIGF
- the LOC121774802 gene encoding multiprotein-bridging factor 1a-like, with the protein product MSGFTQDWEPVVIRKKAPTSAARKDEKAVNAARRAGAEIETVRKATAGSNRSASSSTSLNTRKLDEDTENLTHEKVPTELKKAIMQARMDKKLTQAQLAQIINEKPQIIQEYESGKAIPNQQIISKLERALGAKLRGKK
- the LOC121775119 gene encoding tubby-like F-box protein 7; translated protein: MSSKRSFLPRRYIRSVTKSRKQSKHRDLQDEIDLGREGSRISNSGDGDGVWSDSERGLRGRQKQQQQKASVDSCGELGPDESDRWAGMLPELLGEIMQRVEAMEEHSPQRQNVVACACVCRKWREAAKEAAEKASVDHPGIITFPPSLKKAGPKDSPNQCLIKRDKKNATFYLYLALSPSFTDNGKFLLAARRYRSGGRTEYIISLDGSDLSQGSKSYVGKLRSDFLGTNFKIYDSQTPHSGAKSSSTKAGRRIGSKQISPQVPSGNFKIGTVSYKFNLLKSRGPRRMSCKITCPSSEETSNDGHEHGLKTEKQDASPAPGFTVLKNKAPRWHDHLECWCLNFHGRVTVASVKNFQMVATIDQSKPDGKGDAETVVLQFGKVSDDTFTMDYRQPLSAFQAFAICLSSFGTKLACE